A genomic region of Runella rosea contains the following coding sequences:
- a CDS encoding efflux RND transporter periplasmic adaptor subunit, whose translation MYSNPIHYFTAVLSIVLLASCDKKEEQKATQQAPPAVAVTLEEVTTTDAVYYDEYPASITPINQVELRPQVTGFITGVHFQDGARVKKGQLLYSIDAQLYSANYEQAVANLKVQEANVNKAQKDADRYHELDKNDAVAKQLVDNADAALEVAKKQAEAAKANISAVSTSVRYTKVYAPFDGVIGISLVKPGAAVSAGQTLLNTVSTDGQLAVDFGVDQKEIYRFATLLKNRASKDSTFTLAFGPDIYPYPGKIQLLDRAVDPQTGTIKTRLIFPNPDNLLRAGMTGTVRVLNRASTKSVVIPYKAVTEQLGEFFVYVAGDSSKVSQRRIVVGQPLGTKIIVKEGLKEGEKIAVEGVQNLREGALIKTDK comes from the coding sequence ATGTATTCGAACCCCATACACTACTTTACCGCCGTATTGTCCATTGTTTTGCTGGCTTCTTGCGATAAAAAAGAGGAGCAAAAAGCGACCCAACAGGCTCCTCCTGCCGTAGCCGTGACTTTGGAAGAAGTCACCACCACCGACGCCGTTTATTACGACGAATACCCTGCAAGTATTACGCCCATCAATCAAGTTGAACTGCGCCCACAGGTCACGGGCTTTATTACAGGGGTACATTTTCAGGATGGGGCACGGGTGAAAAAAGGACAGCTTTTATACTCCATCGATGCGCAACTTTATTCGGCCAATTATGAGCAGGCCGTAGCCAACCTAAAAGTACAGGAAGCCAACGTCAACAAAGCCCAGAAAGACGCCGACCGTTATCATGAATTGGACAAAAACGATGCCGTAGCCAAGCAATTGGTCGACAATGCCGACGCCGCACTCGAAGTAGCCAAGAAGCAAGCAGAAGCTGCCAAGGCCAACATCTCGGCGGTATCTACTAGTGTAAGATATACCAAAGTGTACGCTCCGTTTGATGGTGTGATTGGTATCTCTTTGGTGAAACCTGGCGCAGCGGTTTCGGCAGGGCAAACCCTACTAAACACCGTTTCGACCGATGGACAACTGGCCGTAGATTTTGGCGTCGACCAAAAAGAAATCTATCGGTTTGCGACCTTACTTAAAAACAGAGCTTCCAAAGACTCCACTTTTACGCTTGCTTTTGGCCCCGATATTTATCCTTATCCTGGCAAAATTCAATTGCTTGACCGCGCCGTAGACCCGCAAACGGGAACCATCAAAACGCGTCTGATTTTCCCCAATCCCGACAATTTACTGCGTGCGGGCATGACCGGAACCGTGAGGGTACTGAACCGAGCCTCTACCAAATCGGTCGTGATTCCGTACAAAGCCGTAACCGAGCAATTAGGCGAATTTTTTGTCTACGTTGCAGGCGACAGTAGTAAAGTAAGCCAGCGGAGAATTGTGGTGGGCCAACCGTTGGGAACCAAAATCATCGTGAAAGAGGGATTGAAAGAAGGTGAAAAAATCGCCGTAGAAGGGGTCCAAAACTTACGCGAAGGGGCACTGATTAAAACGGACAAATAA
- a CDS encoding TolC family protein, with protein MSYWSKSDKKFFLALIAVAFLSPSPSLLLAQSQALVEGGTLEKATLEEVVKYALKNQPAIQQSVIDERITENNIKSRLADWYPQINFNYNLQHNFIVQTSIIGGNPVKLGVSNISAGQFTVSQPLFNRDVLLARRTQNEVRLQANQLTTSNKTDLAVDVSKAFYDVLTTKQQIDVANEDIVRLERSLKDAQNQYKAGVADKIDYKRALISLNNTKASKKGNEEILKGKIEYLKSLMAYPKAQELNLQYDSLQMERELFLDTLQNAEYTSRIEYQLLNTQKRLLEYNYQYTKWSYLPTVAANGAYNLNFQNNQFLDLYSKNFPNSFAAITLSFPIYQGGKRKINTNTAEWQLKRIDLDIKRLQLNVNAEYVRALGSYKGSLTNLLTQKENMELAREVYDILQLQYRSGIKTYLEVIASETDLRLARINYYNALYQVLSNKIDVQRALGQLNY; from the coding sequence ATGAGTTATTGGTCAAAATCAGATAAAAAGTTTTTTTTAGCGCTGATTGCCGTTGCATTCCTGTCTCCATCTCCCAGCCTGCTTTTAGCACAATCGCAGGCATTGGTCGAAGGCGGGACCTTGGAAAAAGCCACCTTGGAAGAGGTCGTAAAATACGCTTTGAAAAATCAGCCCGCTATACAACAATCCGTGATTGATGAGCGCATTACCGAAAACAACATCAAAAGCCGGCTCGCTGATTGGTATCCGCAAATCAACTTCAATTACAACTTGCAACACAACTTTATTGTCCAAACCAGCATCATTGGCGGCAATCCCGTCAAGCTAGGCGTCAGTAATATCTCGGCGGGGCAGTTTACGGTGTCGCAACCACTCTTTAACCGCGACGTGCTTTTGGCCCGACGCACCCAAAACGAGGTACGATTGCAGGCCAATCAATTGACGACTTCCAACAAAACCGATTTGGCCGTCGATGTTTCCAAAGCCTTTTATGATGTTTTGACCACCAAGCAACAAATCGACGTAGCCAACGAAGACATTGTCCGGCTAGAGCGCAGCCTGAAAGATGCGCAAAATCAATACAAAGCGGGTGTTGCCGATAAAATTGACTACAAACGGGCGCTGATTTCCCTCAATAATACCAAAGCATCGAAGAAAGGCAACGAGGAAATTCTGAAAGGAAAAATTGAATACCTCAAATCATTGATGGCGTATCCGAAAGCACAGGAGCTAAATCTTCAGTACGACAGCCTGCAAATGGAGCGTGAGCTTTTTTTGGACACCCTCCAAAATGCCGAATATACGTCCCGCATTGAGTATCAGTTGCTGAATACCCAAAAGCGCTTATTGGAATATAATTATCAGTACACCAAATGGAGCTATTTACCTACGGTGGCGGCCAACGGAGCCTACAATTTGAATTTTCAAAACAATCAGTTTTTGGATTTGTACTCCAAAAATTTCCCCAACTCATTTGCGGCCATTACGCTTTCGTTTCCTATTTATCAAGGAGGAAAACGCAAGATTAATACCAATACCGCCGAGTGGCAGCTCAAACGAATTGATTTGGACATTAAGCGCCTCCAACTCAACGTCAACGCCGAATATGTGCGGGCTTTGGGCAGCTACAAAGGGAGCTTGACCAATTTGCTTACCCAAAAAGAAAACATGGAATTGGCGCGCGAAGTCTATGATATTCTTCAACTGCAATACCGGTCGGGTATCAAAACCTACCTCGAAGTCATCGCTTCGGAGACCGATTTGCGGCTGGCTCGCATCAACTATTATAACGCGCTTTATCAAGTACTTTCCAATAAAATTGACGTACAACGCGCCCTTGGCCAACTTAATTATTAA